The following are encoded in a window of Impatiens glandulifera chromosome 5, dImpGla2.1, whole genome shotgun sequence genomic DNA:
- the LOC124939123 gene encoding golgin subfamily A member 6-like protein 7, with the protein MERTIHERERQIQKKEREIHAIQLDHEAAWAKEDLLREQSKELHTFRRERDNSEAERTQHLKQILDLQEHFQEKERLFLELQEQHRVSQETILFKDEQLGEAQAWIARFQEMQSTSNLSLQAELRERTEQYNQLWISYQQQLSEMERIYVHIVHQHQLELASARERSGSFLYESQLPQIKSKDASQPALNNGSQIDVNGSGTADTSSGSLSNGSAENVTSNSSHQTEHVHGVPLAPPSLIGVSTYLQHGQVPAMHPFVIHKGLSEYFSAWRKQRKEKKKQEPAVMAELDE; encoded by the coding sequence ATGGAGCGAACTATACATGAGCGGGAAAGGCAAATTCAGAAGAAAGAAAGGGAGATACATGCAATCCAGTTAGACCATGAAGCAGCATGGGCTAAAGAGGATCTCCTTAGAGAACAGAGCAAAGAATTGCATACTTTCAGGAGGGAGCGGGATAACTCTGAAGCAGAAAGAACCCAACATCTTAAGCAGATACTTGATCTACAGGAACATTTTCAGGAGAAAGAAAGGCTATTTCTTGAGTTGCAGGAACAGCATAGAGTTTCTCAGGAAACCATCCTTTTTAAAGATGAGCAATTGGGTGAGGCCCAGGCTTGGATTGCACGTTTCCAGGAGATGCAATCAACCTCTAATCTCTCTTTGCAAGCGGAGTTGCGAGAGCGTACAGAACAGTACAATCAACTATGGATTAGCTATCAGCAGCAGCTTTCGGAGATGGAGAGGATCTATGTGCACATTGTACACCAGCATCAGCTTGAGCTTGCTAGTGCAAGAGAAAGGAGTGGCTCTTTCCTGTATGAGTCACAGCTGCCTCAAATAAAATCCAAAGATGCTTCACAGCCTGCGTTGAACAATGGAAGCCAAATTGATGTGAATGGAAGTGGCACAGCAGATACAAGTTCTGGGTCTCTTTCAAATGGAAGTGCTGAAAATGTTACTAGTAATTCTTCCCACCAGACTGAACATGTTCATGGTGTTCCACTAGCCCCACCATCCCTAATTGGTGTGTCCACCTACCTTCAACATGGGCAAGTGCCAGCTATGCATCCATTTGTCATTCATAAGGGATTATCTGAATATTTCTCAGCGTGGCGGaagcaaaggaaagaaaaaaaaaagcagGAACCAGCTGTGATGGCAGAGCTTGATGAATGA